The Pseudobdellovibrionaceae bacterium genomic sequence ATATGTAAAGATTTACTAATAGCTGCATTATTAGGATCTAAAAGAGATAGTAGTAAATATTTTTTTTCTGATAAACTAAATACGCTTTCGCTTTTTTGAAATATAACAGGAACCGCTTTAGTAATGGTTTTTTTTTCTATTGCCTTTTGTATTGTAATAAATTGTTTTTCAAAAAAAGAAAAATCCAAATCACTAAACTCTCTTTTGCCGACACTGCCCTTTTGTTGTAATTCGGTTTTTAAATGGACGAATAAGTCTTTTGTCGAACACTCTATAGTGTTTTCAAACTGTAAGTACCTAGTTTTTTTTAAATAAAAATCGGAATAAAAAAAGCTCCAAGAATGGCTTTCTTTTAAAGGTGTGGCCGATTCCTTAACCGACCCCCAAGACAATACCACATAGCCTGGTTTTGTAGAGAAAATTAAACCAGAACGAAAGAAAAGGCTCCAATCTAATGCTGAAAACACAAAAATACCTCTATTTGCATAAGTTCCTTGAGCTTTAGCCTAAATTAGACTATTTTTAGCTTTCTGGAAAGGGGAAAATGTTCGTTAAATAAATACATTTATGAAAAAACCAAACTCATCATTTACTATTATTGCAGGCCCTTGTTCTGTGGAATCACAAGCCCAATTACTGGATGTATCCTCTGCTGTTATAGCTAGTGGCAGTTCTGCTTTGAGAGGTGGAATTTTTAAAATGCGCACCTCGCCCAATGCCTTTCAAGGCTTTCAAAAAGAGTGTCTTCCTTGGATTAATGCAGTAAAAAAACAAACGGGTTTAAATATAGTTTCAGAAATCACCGACCCACGACAAGTCAGCTTATTACAAGAGGCTGTAGACATATTTCAAGTGGGCTCTAGAAATATGTATAACTACGAGCTTTTAAAAGAGCTAAGCTTTATAAACAAACCAATTATATTAAAAAGAGGTTTTTCTGCTACGGTAAAAGAATGGATAAAAGCAGCAGAGTACTTGCAAAGCGCGGGTAATCCTCATGTTATTTTATGCGAAAGAGGTATTCGTACTTTTGAAACAAGCACTCGTAATACTATAGATCTTAATTCTGTTGCCTACTTAAAAGCGAATACGGATTTTACCGTGTTTGTAGACCCCTCTCATGGAACAGGAGTTCGTAATTTAGTAAAACCCCTTTCTTTAGCGGCTATTGCTGCTGGAGCTGATGGCTTATTAATTGAAGTGCACCCACAACCAGAACAAGCTTTATCTGACGGACACCAATCTTTAAACTGCCAAGATTTTTTAAGCCTTGTAAGCGATGCAAAAAAATTACTTACGCTGTTTAACAAAACATTAAATAACTCTATGCAATTTAGCCAGAAATACGATATTTCTTCTTTAACAAAAAAGCTAAATGCCCATTCAGAGCCTAGCCTTAGTGTATAAAAATAGTAACTGTATAATGAAAAGCTCCTCTTTAAATAAAGATCCTAAAAATATTCAAACGATGTTTGCCTCTATTGCAAGCTCTTATGACAAAGCCAATACGATTATGACTTTTGGTTTAGATAAAAAGTGGAGAAAGCAAGTGGTTAAATACAGTGGAGCAAAAAAACAAGACCGCGTTTTAGATTGCGCCACAGGAACTGGTGATTTGGCTTTTTGTTTTGAAAATATAACTGGCGCAACTACTGTGGGAATTGATTTTTGTCCAGAAATGATAAGTATTGCTAAACAAAAAGCTATACAACAAAAAAGCCATACAAAGTTTCAAACGGCCGACATGACCCAACTTCCTTTTAAAGACAATCAATTTACTATTTGCAGTGTTGCCTATGGAATTCGCAATACTAATGCCATCGAGCTGGCCTTAAAAGAAATGGCACGAGTTACTCGCTCAAAAGGGTATTTAGTTATTTTAGAAACCGGTAGCTCTTCTCCATTTTTTATTAAACAAGGCATAAGCCTTTATACTAAATACCTTATGCCCTTGTTAGGTGGGTGGATTTCTGGAAAAAAAACAGCCTATCAGTACTTAAATCACTCCAGTCAAAACTTTCCTGGGGGAAAAAACTTTACGCAACTTTTAAAAGATACTGGATATTTTGAAAACATCGAGTTTCAAAGTCTTTGCTTTGGAGCTAGTTTTTTATACAGAGCCCAAGTTAAATAAACCTTTGTTTTTATATTTTCTTTTACTGTTTTATTGGCAAGAATTTGCCAATAATTGTCAAACTGTCTTATTTTGAGACATTTTTTATCGGCTACTTTTTTATTAAAATCGAAAATTGCTTCATAATGGGACACTAAATTGCTTTGCAAGGGATAACTTCGGTTTATCATCTATGCTCTTAGATTTCTTATATAAACCTACCCTTCTTAACACATTCACCAAAAGCCTCTCTAATTTTAGAGGGGCTTTTTCTTTTGTAGTAGGATGTAGATAGTAAAAAACGGCTTTAACTTCTACACACTTTATTATAACTACTTATAAATTTTTTTGTTAAGACTTCATCATCGCCAATTAAACCAACACTTATTCTTAATAAACCTGGTTTTAATCCAATTTTTTTTTGTTCATCTTCGGGAATTTCACTAGAAGTACTGGCACTAGGGCAACTTAATAAAGTTCTAGAAAAACCTAAAGACACAGCAAATAAACCAAATTTTTTCTCTTGTAATAATTGTGCTAAGGCAGTAGCTTTTTTTAAACTACCGCAGTCTAAAGTGATCATTCCTCCATAAGCATAGTCTGGGGAGTTTCGCATTTTTTGAAAAAGTTGATGTTGAGGGTGGCTTGGCAAACCAGGGTAATAAATATTTTCTA encodes the following:
- the aroF gene encoding 3-deoxy-7-phosphoheptulonate synthase, with protein sequence MKKPNSSFTIIAGPCSVESQAQLLDVSSAVIASGSSALRGGIFKMRTSPNAFQGFQKECLPWINAVKKQTGLNIVSEITDPRQVSLLQEAVDIFQVGSRNMYNYELLKELSFINKPIILKRGFSATVKEWIKAAEYLQSAGNPHVILCERGIRTFETSTRNTIDLNSVAYLKANTDFTVFVDPSHGTGVRNLVKPLSLAAIAAGADGLLIEVHPQPEQALSDGHQSLNCQDFLSLVSDAKKLLTLFNKTLNNSMQFSQKYDISSLTKKLNAHSEPSLSV
- the ubiE gene encoding bifunctional demethylmenaquinone methyltransferase/2-methoxy-6-polyprenyl-1,4-benzoquinol methylase UbiE, producing MKSSSLNKDPKNIQTMFASIASSYDKANTIMTFGLDKKWRKQVVKYSGAKKQDRVLDCATGTGDLAFCFENITGATTVGIDFCPEMISIAKQKAIQQKSHTKFQTADMTQLPFKDNQFTICSVAYGIRNTNAIELALKEMARVTRSKGYLVILETGSSSPFFIKQGISLYTKYLMPLLGGWISGKKTAYQYLNHSSQNFPGGKNFTQLLKDTGYFENIEFQSLCFGASFLYRAQVK